The Paracholeplasma morum genome contains a region encoding:
- a CDS encoding endonuclease: MKYIKFFVLLTVLFLVGCTEADITDITDSIAIQYSETDHKDSVSNDLQIPVKIDGIDISWSSDSEFAKIEGNKIVITRQATDTLVTITASYKVGKETLTKSFPITLAKLPVVEPTFDLDAFKTFLSMPLETEENLSLKSSYLDLDVVWSSSNASVISNTGVITRQADDTVVTLTASILFGGKTYEATFEVNVIKAEVVTPDYDAILDTIVIPNETINNLVLPTSLSGVNLVWSSNHSAISSTGVVTRQSENVIVELTVTVVDHLSFSKKFNVTVLKKIDFPVSSHTPISEARLQAQGSAVKVQGVITSLMSNGNFTIQDSTGAIPVYMRNNTGLVIGKEYVIEGKIDIYQGLVQIASPTIVETLSDRSLPEGIDLTGYSLEFDDVILYEANIVTYRDLEVTSKETPNNAIELYLKNAAGETTFVRLDTRVNNPSNQFDQIKVGDIVNLFNVTVGQYAGKAQFLFTSRSLIEARPKSPEIISIYGAVNKNYIMGDALPNYLEGITAKNGFGEVFTQFLVVDTSAVKLNEPGNYDIKVSLSNDSSVSVIYTLFVRKEIEQGVYEGYYSRLNGLMGANLNQELKSLIASTGKATGSTSEVKSVDKVGSQYSLIYEGLGAYGNREHVWPQSKLGSTKDDLHNLRAAVVSTNSARGNMPFGEDGKAFTGTQPYKNNGGSWYPGDKHIGDVARIVLYISIRYNLSLNVVGNLQMFLEWHDLDPVDDFEIERNDRIYGIQNNRNPFIDHPELVDLYFGGAANKSLSRTLSLINISLFMVMDNRQYIF; this comes from the coding sequence ATGAAGTACATTAAGTTTTTTGTTTTACTTACCGTGCTGTTTTTGGTGGGCTGTACAGAAGCAGATATCACCGATATAACAGACAGTATAGCGATTCAATACAGTGAAACCGATCACAAGGATTCTGTATCGAATGATTTACAAATTCCAGTTAAAATCGATGGGATAGATATTAGCTGGTCAAGCGATAGCGAATTCGCTAAAATTGAAGGTAATAAAATCGTTATTACCCGTCAAGCAACAGACACACTCGTTACAATTACCGCTTCATATAAAGTCGGTAAAGAAACACTCACAAAATCGTTTCCGATCACCTTAGCTAAATTACCTGTGGTAGAACCTACATTTGATTTAGATGCATTTAAGACATTTTTATCGATGCCATTAGAAACTGAGGAGAACCTAAGTCTTAAATCATCTTACTTAGACTTAGACGTAGTATGGAGTTCATCCAATGCTAGTGTCATTTCCAATACAGGTGTCATTACACGTCAAGCTGACGATACTGTAGTTACCTTAACTGCAAGTATTCTTTTTGGTGGAAAAACCTATGAAGCAACCTTTGAAGTAAACGTCATTAAGGCTGAAGTTGTTACTCCAGATTATGATGCAATATTAGATACCATTGTTATTCCTAATGAAACAATCAATAATCTAGTATTACCAACATCTCTTTCAGGTGTGAATCTGGTATGGTCAAGCAATCATTCAGCCATTTCATCTACTGGGGTTGTTACAAGACAATCTGAGAATGTAATCGTTGAACTAACCGTTACAGTAGTAGACCATTTATCATTCTCAAAGAAATTTAACGTTACAGTATTAAAGAAAATTGACTTCCCAGTAAGCAGTCATACACCGATCTCTGAAGCTAGATTACAAGCACAAGGATCTGCCGTAAAAGTACAAGGTGTTATTACAAGTTTAATGTCTAACGGTAACTTTACTATCCAAGATTCTACAGGTGCTATTCCTGTTTACATGAGAAATAACACTGGCCTAGTAATTGGTAAAGAATACGTTATCGAAGGTAAAATTGATATTTACCAAGGATTAGTTCAAATCGCATCTCCTACAATCGTTGAAACACTCAGTGATCGATCATTACCTGAAGGTATTGATTTAACTGGATATTCATTAGAATTCGATGACGTTATCTTGTATGAAGCTAATATCGTTACTTACCGCGATTTAGAAGTAACTTCAAAAGAAACACCAAATAATGCAATTGAACTTTACTTAAAGAACGCTGCCGGTGAGACTACTTTTGTTAGACTTGATACACGTGTTAATAATCCTTCTAATCAATTTGATCAAATCAAAGTTGGTGATATCGTTAATCTATTCAACGTTACAGTTGGTCAATATGCTGGTAAAGCACAATTCTTATTTACAAGCAGAAGTTTAATTGAAGCAAGACCAAAGAGTCCAGAAATCATTAGCATTTATGGCGCTGTTAACAAGAACTACATTATGGGTGACGCACTTCCTAACTATTTAGAAGGCATCACTGCTAAAAATGGTTTTGGTGAAGTTTTCACTCAATTCTTAGTAGTTGATACGTCTGCTGTTAAGTTAAATGAACCAGGTAATTACGATATTAAAGTATCCTTATCTAATGATTCATCTGTATCTGTTATTTATACACTATTTGTTAGAAAAGAAATCGAACAAGGGGTTTATGAAGGGTATTACTCACGCCTTAACGGTTTAATGGGCGCTAACCTTAACCAAGAACTTAAGAGTTTAATCGCAAGTACTGGTAAAGCAACTGGTTCAACAAGTGAAGTTAAATCCGTAGACAAAGTAGGTTCTCAATATAGCTTAATCTATGAAGGACTTGGAGCATACGGAAATAGAGAACACGTTTGGCCACAATCTAAACTAGGTTCAACAAAAGATGACCTTCATAACTTAAGAGCTGCTGTTGTAAGTACAAACTCTGCAAGAGGTAACATGCCTTTTGGAGAAGATGGTAAAGCATTCACAGGAACTCAACCTTACAAAAACAATGGTGGATCTTGGTATCCTGGCGATAAACACATTGGTGACGTTGCGAGAATCGTATTATACATCTCAATCCGTTACAACTTATCACTAAACGTTGTTGGAAATCTTCAAATGTTCTTAGAATGGCATGATTTAGATCCAGTTGATGATTTCGAAATCGAAAGAAACGACCGTATCTATGGCATTCAAAATAACAGAAACCCATTCATCGATCACCCAGAATTAGTAGATTTATATTTTGGTGGTGCTGCGAATAAATCATTATCTAGAACACTATCATTAATCAATATCTCCTTATTCATGGTGATGGACAACAGACAATACATATTCTAA
- a CDS encoding DUF2161 family putative PD-(D/E)XK-type phosphodiesterase yields the protein MKETDLYLPCKLLLESLGYEVKAEVLQTDITAIKEEHIIVIELKLKISLKLIYQAIDRQKIADKVYIALPKTAVSSQRSTFKHFANLLKRLEIGLIVVDKDKTEVLIETFGFDLKRSISSSKKNKEKLLKEFSLRQSTQNVGGTNGKKMTHYREKVIEIAKYLDEFGEKSPKEIIAFTGIKDTPNILRKNYYLWFVNVERGIYKLSEIGKRDLETYNKDRLSD from the coding sequence ATGAAAGAAACTGATTTATACCTCCCATGTAAGCTACTACTTGAATCTTTAGGATATGAAGTTAAAGCAGAAGTACTACAAACAGACATCACAGCAATCAAAGAGGAACATATCATCGTCATTGAGTTAAAACTGAAGATATCACTTAAGCTCATTTATCAAGCAATTGATCGTCAAAAAATAGCGGATAAAGTATATATTGCCCTACCTAAAACTGCTGTAAGCTCACAGAGAAGTACATTCAAACACTTTGCTAATCTATTAAAACGACTTGAGATTGGGTTGATTGTGGTTGATAAAGATAAGACAGAGGTACTAATAGAGACATTCGGATTTGATTTAAAACGAAGCATATCTTCAAGTAAGAAAAACAAAGAAAAACTGCTAAAGGAGTTTTCCTTAAGACAAAGCACCCAAAATGTCGGTGGTACTAATGGTAAAAAGATGACTCATTATCGCGAAAAAGTCATAGAAATTGCTAAGTATCTCGATGAGTTTGGCGAGAAGTCACCAAAAGAAATCATTGCCTTTACAGGGATTAAAGACACTCCAAATATTCTTAGAAAAAACTATTACTTATGGTTTGTGAATGTTGAAAGAGGCATTTATAAGCTCTCAGAGATTGGTAAACGCGATTTAGAAACATACAACAAAGATAGACTATCCGATTAG
- a CDS encoding InlB B-repeat-containing protein produces the protein MSIRFKKGIIAIFVMTMMLFLYACDKKEVKVDQFYQITFDTSGGSLIDPIELKANEKITLPKDPIKDGYTFAGWNQEIELMPLKDIVLKAIWEPKTYTITFDSDGGSEVNSIEALYLSDIKIPTHPTKDGYRFKTWDQPFPNTMPLGGLQLKAVWEVMEYSITFDTDGGSVVDSIKGDFLSSLTAPINPTKAGYTFVSWDKEFPTTMPLDGLALKAIWEVNTYKITFDTKGGSLIEDIEAPFGSELTTPQNPTKDGYVFKRWDMPFPSIMPENGLKLTAIWEEIILEDETLTETFELLQYEKQSGGNFSEYQDFDWLGDTYVLWEVINGRIDLGMSEGGNAVTIGGFGNLITQAGMGRIYGNLTDGISSLSFQARLPFSPQSTYPQGNGSDKAINVKIKVFINDELISTLQFSDDKEANKGKTFTIENLNIKGDYSLSIEISSGHRLTVDNISWRTNKGSQDEQNIATTIDFEDAMIDFDNEPAVHNIGGIDFVMKEVYTLIMHADKELPYMTEALNGDVVARFRGNSTNPLSTPTAYMYNKDAFLHVSSLSFDTRLFGSLTYFTYESEINIYYLDDTVSDFTLLETIRGLSTEFISHEIEVDKSNVKIKIEVINGTVNIDNIVYSS, from the coding sequence ATGAGTATTAGATTTAAAAAAGGCATTATTGCCATCTTTGTTATGACAATGATGCTGTTTTTGTATGCTTGTGACAAGAAAGAAGTCAAAGTAGATCAATTTTACCAGATTACATTCGATACATCTGGGGGCTCTTTAATCGATCCAATCGAATTAAAGGCTAATGAAAAAATCACATTACCAAAAGATCCTATCAAGGATGGCTACACATTCGCAGGATGGAATCAAGAAATCGAATTAATGCCATTAAAAGACATTGTTTTAAAGGCGATATGGGAACCTAAAACGTATACGATTACGTTTGACTCAGATGGCGGGTCTGAAGTGAATTCGATAGAAGCACTTTACTTAAGTGATATAAAGATACCTACACATCCAACTAAAGACGGCTATAGGTTCAAAACATGGGACCAACCGTTCCCTAACACAATGCCTCTAGGTGGGCTTCAATTAAAGGCCGTTTGGGAAGTTATGGAGTATTCAATTACCTTTGATACCGATGGTGGTTCAGTGGTTGATAGCATTAAAGGAGATTTTTTGAGTAGCCTAACGGCACCAATAAACCCAACCAAGGCTGGTTATACATTTGTTTCATGGGATAAAGAGTTCCCGACTACTATGCCTTTAGATGGATTGGCGCTCAAAGCCATTTGGGAAGTAAACACATATAAGATTACTTTTGATACCAAAGGCGGGTCTTTAATCGAAGATATCGAAGCGCCATTTGGAAGTGAGTTAACAACACCACAAAATCCAACAAAAGATGGATACGTTTTTAAAAGATGGGACATGCCATTCCCTTCAATCATGCCAGAAAACGGGTTAAAGCTAACCGCGATTTGGGAAGAAATCATTTTAGAAGATGAAACACTCACTGAAACGTTTGAATTACTTCAATACGAAAAACAGTCCGGTGGAAACTTCAGCGAATATCAAGATTTTGATTGGTTAGGCGATACCTATGTACTTTGGGAAGTTATTAATGGACGTATCGATCTGGGGATGAGTGAAGGCGGAAATGCAGTCACAATCGGTGGATTTGGAAATCTAATAACACAAGCTGGGATGGGCAGAATCTATGGAAACTTAACGGATGGGATTTCATCATTATCGTTCCAAGCCAGATTACCATTTTCTCCACAGTCGACTTATCCACAAGGAAATGGTAGCGACAAAGCCATCAACGTAAAGATCAAAGTTTTCATTAATGACGAACTCATTTCTACCTTACAATTTTCGGATGATAAAGAAGCCAATAAGGGTAAGACCTTCACTATTGAGAATCTAAACATAAAAGGCGACTACTCGCTTTCAATAGAAATTAGTAGTGGACACAGACTAACAGTTGATAATATTAGCTGGCGTACAAACAAAGGTAGTCAAGATGAACAAAACATAGCGACCACTATTGACTTTGAAGATGCTATGATCGATTTTGATAATGAACCTGCAGTACACAATATCGGCGGTATTGACTTTGTAATGAAAGAAGTATATACACTGATCATGCATGCAGATAAAGAGTTACCATACATGACAGAAGCATTAAATGGGGATGTAGTTGCTCGTTTTAGGGGAAACTCGACTAACCCGTTAAGTACACCTACAGCTTATATGTACAATAAAGACGCATTTTTACATGTTTCATCGTTGTCATTTGATACGAGACTGTTTGGCTCATTGACTTATTTCACTTACGAAAGTGAAATTAACATATACTACCTAGACGATACAGTCTCTGACTTTACATTACTTGAAACAATCCGAGGGTTGTCTACAGAGTTTATTAGTCATGAAATTGAAGTAGATAAATCAAATGTCAAAATCAAAATAGAAGTTATTAACGGTACAGTAAATATCGATAATATAGTATATAGCAGCTAA
- a CDS encoding calcium/sodium antiporter, with the protein MDYVINVLLLLVGFFFLVKGADLFVASSSSIAKRFNISSLVIGLTLVAFGTSLPELAVSFIASITVEPGATADIAMGNVIGSSIVNITLILGLTAIVRPVIVSKTMHKKEFPFLMAASILIAILAFYFQSDALIDRWEALILLVMFAGYMWIMLTTSKDEVVIKTYEVMDMKKSILLVLAGVVGVSLGGFMVTKGAENIATEILVNLLGMSTSKAITLVGLSIVALGTSLPEMVTSVVAAKKGENEIAFGNLVGSNIFNMLFILGLSGVVTPLGINGDVLIDIIIMLGMTTFALLFAMTKGKVNRTEGYILTFMYVSYLVYIILRALGTV; encoded by the coding sequence ATGGATTACGTTATTAATGTATTACTGCTTTTAGTTGGATTCTTCTTTTTGGTTAAAGGGGCAGACTTATTCGTTGCTTCTTCATCCTCTATTGCAAAACGATTCAACATATCTTCACTTGTTATTGGATTAACACTCGTAGCATTTGGGACATCTTTACCTGAGCTAGCTGTTAGTTTTATAGCTTCAATCACGGTTGAACCAGGCGCAACTGCTGATATTGCAATGGGAAACGTCATCGGTTCAAGCATTGTTAATATCACACTTATTTTAGGACTTACAGCAATTGTAAGACCAGTAATTGTTTCAAAGACAATGCATAAAAAAGAGTTTCCATTTTTAATGGCAGCATCCATCTTAATTGCAATCTTAGCATTTTATTTTCAATCAGACGCTTTAATTGATAGATGGGAAGCGTTAATTCTATTAGTTATGTTTGCTGGATACATGTGGATCATGCTTACAACTTCTAAAGATGAAGTCGTTATAAAGACTTATGAAGTCATGGATATGAAAAAATCCATCCTACTTGTACTTGCCGGTGTAGTTGGTGTATCTCTTGGTGGATTCATGGTTACAAAAGGTGCAGAGAATATTGCTACAGAAATATTGGTTAACTTACTAGGAATGAGTACTTCTAAAGCAATTACCTTAGTTGGATTGTCTATTGTCGCACTTGGCACATCACTTCCAGAAATGGTAACAAGCGTCGTAGCGGCTAAAAAAGGCGAGAACGAGATTGCTTTTGGTAACTTAGTTGGATCCAATATATTCAATATGTTATTTATATTAGGTCTATCTGGTGTTGTTACGCCTCTAGGCATCAATGGAGACGTATTGATTGATATTATCATCATGCTTGGTATGACCACATTTGCCTTATTGTTTGCAATGACCAAAGGAAAAGTCAATAGAACCGAAGGTTATATATTAACATTTATGTACGTCTCTTATTTAGTTTATATTATTTTAAGAGCACTGGGGACCGTTTAA